One stretch of Nocardia fluminea DNA includes these proteins:
- the murG gene encoding undecaprenyldiphospho-muramoylpentapeptide beta-N-acetylglucosaminyltransferase gives MSNPRSGLSVIVAGGGTAGHIEPALAVADALRRLDDSIRVTALGTERGLETKLVPERGYPLALIPPVPLPRKPSADLLRLPGRVLASVKATRAVIDDVQADVIIGFGGYVALPAYLAARGGLFGRKRKVPVIVHEANAKAGIANKVGAKLAAAVLAAVPDSGLAGARVVGIPVRASITELDRAALRAEARAHFGLPAEGPVLLVFGGSQGARSLNEAVSGAAPQLAAAGVSVLHAHGPKNSVEVSTAGAPAPYVAVPYLSRMDLAYAAADAVVCRSGAMTVAEVSAVGLPAFYVPLPHGNGEQEFNARPVVAQGGGTIVADAELTPKYVIDEVIPLLLDPARLAQMSRAAAGAGHRDAADTVARIVTEVAR, from the coding sequence GTGAGTAACCCGCGATCCGGGTTGTCGGTGATCGTCGCAGGCGGAGGAACCGCAGGCCACATCGAACCCGCGCTGGCTGTCGCCGACGCGCTGCGCAGACTCGACGACTCGATCCGGGTGACCGCCTTGGGTACCGAGCGTGGACTGGAGACGAAACTGGTGCCCGAACGCGGGTACCCCTTGGCACTGATTCCACCGGTGCCGTTGCCGCGCAAGCCCTCCGCCGACCTGCTGCGGCTACCCGGCCGGGTACTCGCCTCGGTCAAGGCGACCAGGGCGGTGATCGACGATGTGCAGGCCGACGTGATCATCGGGTTCGGCGGCTATGTCGCGCTGCCCGCGTATCTCGCCGCGCGCGGCGGTCTGTTCGGCCGCAAGCGCAAGGTGCCGGTGATCGTGCACGAGGCCAACGCGAAGGCCGGTATCGCCAACAAGGTGGGCGCGAAACTCGCGGCCGCGGTGCTCGCCGCCGTTCCGGATTCGGGGCTGGCGGGTGCGCGGGTCGTCGGCATTCCGGTGCGGGCCTCCATCACCGAACTCGACCGTGCCGCCTTGCGCGCCGAGGCTCGCGCGCACTTCGGACTGCCCGCCGAGGGACCCGTGCTGCTGGTGTTCGGTGGTTCGCAGGGTGCGCGCAGCCTCAACGAGGCCGTCTCCGGCGCCGCACCGCAACTCGCGGCCGCGGGGGTGTCGGTACTGCACGCGCACGGCCCCAAGAACAGCGTCGAGGTGAGCACCGCCGGCGCACCCGCACCGTATGTGGCGGTGCCCTACCTGTCGCGGATGGATCTGGCCTACGCCGCCGCCGACGCGGTGGTGTGCCGCTCCGGTGCGATGACCGTCGCCGAGGTGTCGGCGGTCGGCCTGCCCGCGTTCTACGTGCCGCTGCCGCACGGCAACGGTGAACAGGAATTCAACGCCCGGCCAGTGGTCGCGCAAGGTGGTGGCACAATTGTGGCCGACGCCGAGCTGACCCCGAAATACGTGATCGATGAGGTGATTCCGCTGCTGCTCGACCCCGCTCGACTCGCGCAGATGAGCCGCGCCGCCGCAGGCGCAGGCCATCGCGACGCTGCCGACACGGTGGCCAGGATCGTCACCGAGGTCGCCCGATGA
- the ftsW gene encoding putative lipid II flippase FtsW: protein MVKSRGSVDDSRVAKGRAGASTRRKSPGQPNWAGERFGAWLARPLASFHLIVTIATLLTVLGLVMVLSASSVESYAGGGSAYALFIQQAMFAGLGAIAFYVALRLPLRFLRQWSFPIFSVSVLALVLVLIPGIGSIHGGARRWFDIGPLSIQPSEVVKVTLIVWGAHLLASRRGAQLKDILVPLVPAGLLVCLLVVLEPNLSTTIALGIVLMALLWFGGLPVRLFVGIMVTGLVAASVLALSAGYRSDRVRAFFNPGDDPQGVNYQARQAKYSLADGGIWGRGLGQSRAKWSYLPNSHNDFIFAIIGEELGFLGCMLVLALLALFVYAGIRIALRSVDPFLRLLTATATTWITAQALINIGYVVGLLPVTGLQLPLVSAGGSSLAITLFMFGIIASAARHEPEAISALKAGQDGRLSRLLRLPVPEVYAPPVPRKVAPRPRTERPRQAPRRQPPADRRRRVPESRGTSSLRSTRAWEPTYPMPHRPVKRRSGGGGGA from the coding sequence GTGGTTAAGAGCCGGGGCAGCGTCGACGACAGCCGGGTGGCCAAGGGCCGGGCCGGGGCGAGCACTCGCCGCAAGAGTCCGGGGCAGCCGAATTGGGCGGGGGAGCGCTTCGGCGCGTGGTTGGCCAGGCCGCTCGCGTCGTTCCATCTGATCGTCACCATCGCGACCCTGCTCACCGTGCTGGGTCTGGTGATGGTGCTGTCGGCGTCGAGCGTGGAGTCCTACGCCGGTGGTGGTTCGGCCTACGCGCTGTTCATCCAGCAGGCCATGTTCGCCGGGCTCGGCGCGATCGCCTTCTATGTGGCGCTGCGGCTGCCGTTGCGGTTCCTGCGGCAATGGTCGTTCCCGATCTTCAGCGTCTCGGTGCTCGCCTTGGTACTGGTGCTCATTCCCGGCATCGGGTCGATCCACGGTGGCGCGCGCCGCTGGTTCGACATCGGCCCGTTGTCGATCCAGCCGTCCGAAGTCGTCAAGGTGACCTTGATCGTGTGGGGTGCGCACCTGCTCGCCTCGCGCCGGGGCGCCCAGCTCAAGGACATCCTGGTGCCGCTGGTGCCCGCGGGTCTGCTGGTGTGCCTGCTGGTGGTGCTCGAGCCGAACCTGTCGACCACCATCGCCCTCGGCATCGTGCTGATGGCGCTGCTGTGGTTCGGTGGGCTGCCGGTGCGGTTGTTCGTCGGGATCATGGTCACCGGCCTGGTGGCCGCCTCGGTGCTGGCGCTGTCGGCCGGGTACCGCTCCGATCGCGTGCGCGCGTTCTTCAATCCCGGTGACGATCCGCAGGGCGTCAACTATCAGGCGCGCCAAGCCAAGTACTCCCTCGCCGACGGCGGCATCTGGGGTCGTGGGCTCGGGCAGAGCCGCGCGAAGTGGAGCTACCTGCCCAACTCGCACAACGACTTCATCTTCGCCATCATCGGCGAGGAGCTCGGCTTCCTCGGCTGCATGCTGGTGCTGGCGCTGCTGGCCCTGTTCGTCTACGCGGGCATCCGCATCGCGCTGCGCTCGGTCGACCCCTTCCTGCGCCTGCTCACCGCCACCGCCACCACCTGGATCACCGCGCAGGCGCTGATCAACATCGGCTATGTCGTGGGGCTGCTGCCGGTGACCGGTCTGCAGTTGCCGCTGGTCTCGGCCGGTGGTTCGTCACTGGCGATCACACTGTTCATGTTCGGCATCATCGCCAGCGCCGCCCGGCACGAACCGGAAGCGATCTCGGCGTTGAAGGCCGGACAGGACGGCCGGCTCAGCAGGCTGCTCCGGCTGCCGGTACCCGAGGTGTACGCCCCGCCGGTGCCACGGAAAGTCGCGCCGCGCCCCAGAACCGAACGTCCACGTCAGGCCCCTCGCCGCCAGCCACCCGCCGATCGCAGGAGACGCGTGCCGGAAAGTCGCGGCACGAGTTCGCTACGGTCGACACGAGCGTGGGAGCCGACCTACCCGATGCCACACCGCCCGGTGAAACGGCGCAGCGGCGGAGGGGGCGGAGCATGA
- the murD gene encoding UDP-N-acetylmuramoyl-L-alanine--D-glutamate ligase produces the protein MLEFLRGRDVLVAGWGVSGRSLIEPLRDIGAHPVVTDNGAKALAEAAELGLEIATSVELESADLSRFALVITSPGWRPDSPVLVSAVTEGVPVWGDVEFAWWVDQARIYGPVRKWLVITGTNGKTTTTNMTHSILRAAGIASVACGNIGLPILDALRRNPGPQVLAVELSSFQLHWAPSVRPEAGVVLNVAEDHLDWHGGLDAYAAAKARALTGRVGVVGLDDPVAGALARKAKARRTVGFRIGVPADGELGVVDGKLLDRAFTKAAILAETSDISPPGPAGIADALAASALTRAIDVAPQFVKEGLAEHKVGPHRTAFVRELGGVEFIDDSKATNPHAARASIMAHPQVVWVAGGLLKGAGVDDLIEEIGDRLVGAVLFGADAPVIAAAMTRHAPEVPVIELDAGDDADMESSRSQRAEAVMGRAVRAAAGLARAGDTVLLAPAAASLDMYDDYTHRGRCFVDAVTALEDGDIGRAL, from the coding sequence ATGCTCGAATTCTTGCGTGGCCGTGACGTTCTCGTCGCCGGTTGGGGCGTCTCCGGACGCTCGCTGATCGAACCCCTGCGCGATATCGGCGCCCATCCCGTGGTCACCGACAACGGCGCCAAGGCACTGGCCGAGGCCGCCGAACTCGGCCTCGAGATCGCCACCAGCGTCGAACTCGAAAGCGCCGACCTGAGCCGGTTCGCGCTCGTCATCACCAGCCCGGGCTGGCGGCCGGATTCGCCGGTGCTGGTCTCGGCGGTCACCGAGGGCGTGCCCGTCTGGGGCGACGTCGAATTCGCCTGGTGGGTCGATCAGGCCCGCATCTACGGCCCGGTCCGCAAATGGCTGGTGATCACCGGTACCAACGGCAAGACCACCACCACCAACATGACGCACTCGATCCTGCGCGCCGCGGGCATCGCCAGCGTGGCCTGCGGCAATATCGGCCTGCCGATCCTGGACGCGCTGCGCCGCAACCCCGGACCGCAGGTGCTCGCCGTGGAGCTGTCCTCCTTCCAGCTGCACTGGGCGCCGTCCGTGCGCCCCGAAGCCGGTGTCGTGCTCAATGTCGCCGAGGATCACCTGGACTGGCACGGCGGCCTCGATGCCTACGCTGCCGCGAAGGCGCGCGCGCTGACCGGTCGCGTCGGCGTCGTCGGCCTCGACGACCCGGTCGCGGGCGCACTGGCCCGCAAGGCCAAGGCCCGGCGCACGGTCGGCTTCCGGATCGGCGTGCCCGCCGACGGCGAGCTGGGTGTGGTCGACGGCAAGCTGCTCGACCGCGCCTTCACCAAGGCCGCGATCCTCGCCGAGACCAGCGACATCAGTCCACCGGGACCCGCGGGCATCGCTGACGCGCTGGCCGCGTCCGCGCTGACCAGGGCCATCGATGTGGCGCCGCAGTTCGTCAAGGAAGGGCTCGCCGAACACAAGGTCGGCCCGCACCGCACCGCGTTCGTGCGCGAACTGGGCGGTGTCGAGTTCATCGACGACTCCAAGGCCACCAACCCGCACGCCGCGCGCGCCTCGATCATGGCGCACCCGCAGGTGGTGTGGGTGGCGGGCGGTCTGCTCAAGGGCGCAGGCGTCGACGATCTGATCGAGGAGATCGGTGATCGGCTGGTCGGCGCGGTGTTGTTCGGGGCCGACGCGCCGGTGATCGCCGCCGCGATGACGCGACACGCACCCGAAGTCCCGGTCATCGAGCTGGATGCGGGAGACGATGCAGACATGGAGTCGTCGAGATCTCAGCGCGCCGAGGCGGTCATGGGCCGCGCGGTACGCGCCGCGGCGGGTCTGGCTCGCGCCGGAGACACCGTCCTGCTCGCGCCCGCGGCCGCTTCCCTCGACATGTACGACGACTACACCCACCGCGGACGCTGTTTCGTGGATGCGGTGACGGCACTGGAAGATGGTGACATCGGGCGGGCGCTGTGA
- the mraY gene encoding phospho-N-acetylmuramoyl-pentapeptide-transferase: MRQILFAAGIALAVSILLTPLLVRVFARQGFGQEIRVDGPASHQAKRGTPTMGGVAILIGMWAGYLGSHLIGIGYDAEGPTASGLLVLGLTTALGVVGFLDDFIKLRKQRNLGLSAAGKYIGQTAAAVIFAVLALQFRSTDGLSPASKHLSYVRDWNTVSMGAIIFVVWVLFLVVAWSNAVNLTDGLDGLAAGSMSLLLGAYVIITFWQYRNSCSTSPEAGCYNVRDPLDLALVCAAAAAACIGFLWWNAAPARIFMGDTGSLALGGLIAGLSITTRTELLMAVIGALFVAEAASVMLQVAVYRTTRNRLFKMAPFHHHFELSKWAETTVIIRFWILAGISAAVGLGLFYSEYLSQVG, encoded by the coding sequence ATGAGGCAAATTCTGTTCGCGGCGGGGATCGCACTGGCGGTGTCGATCCTGCTGACTCCGTTGCTGGTTCGGGTGTTCGCCAGACAGGGCTTCGGCCAGGAGATCCGGGTCGACGGCCCGGCCAGTCACCAGGCCAAGCGCGGCACCCCGACCATGGGTGGTGTCGCGATCCTGATCGGCATGTGGGCGGGCTATCTCGGCTCGCACCTGATCGGTATCGGCTACGACGCGGAAGGCCCGACGGCGTCGGGTCTGCTCGTGCTCGGGCTCACCACCGCGCTCGGCGTCGTCGGGTTCCTCGACGACTTCATCAAGCTGCGCAAGCAGCGCAACCTCGGGCTCTCGGCCGCGGGCAAGTACATCGGGCAGACCGCCGCGGCGGTCATCTTCGCGGTGCTGGCCCTGCAGTTCCGCAGCACCGACGGGCTCAGCCCCGCCAGCAAGCACCTGTCGTACGTGCGCGACTGGAACACGGTGTCGATGGGCGCGATCATCTTCGTCGTCTGGGTGCTGTTCCTGGTGGTGGCCTGGTCCAACGCGGTCAACCTCACCGACGGCCTCGACGGTCTCGCGGCGGGTTCGATGAGCCTGCTGCTCGGCGCGTACGTGATCATCACCTTCTGGCAGTACCGCAATTCGTGCTCCACCAGCCCCGAAGCCGGGTGCTACAACGTGCGCGACCCGCTCGACCTCGCCCTGGTCTGCGCCGCCGCGGCCGCCGCGTGTATCGGCTTCCTGTGGTGGAACGCCGCGCCCGCGCGAATCTTCATGGGCGACACCGGTTCGCTGGCGCTCGGCGGCCTGATCGCCGGTCTGTCGATCACCACCCGCACCGAGCTGCTGATGGCCGTGATCGGCGCGCTGTTCGTCGCGGAGGCGGCCTCGGTGATGCTGCAGGTGGCGGTGTATCGCACCACGCGCAATCGGTTGTTCAAGATGGCGCCGTTCCACCATCACTTCGAGTTGAGTAAGTGGGCCGAAACCACGGTGATCATCCGGTTCTGGATTTTGGCGGGCATCTCCGCCGCAGTGGGCCTCGGCCTGTTCTACAGCGAATATCTGTCACAGGTCGGGTGA
- a CDS encoding UDP-N-acetylmuramoyl-tripeptide--D-alanyl-D-alanine ligase yields MIEMTLREIADVVGGELHDVPDPQALVTGSVEFDSRRIGSGDLFLALPGANSDGHDYAATAIAAGAVAVLAARPVGVPAIVVAPDLGSVPATSVALSSDEDGSGAAVLAALAELARVSTERLAERTGLTVVGVTGSSGKTSTKDLLAAVLAPLGAVVAPPGSFNNELGHPWTALRAGPDTKFLALELSARGRGHIAALARIAPPRIGVVLNVGTAHLGEFGSREAIAQAKGELVEALPPEGLAVLNADDPNVSAMASRTTARVVKVGLSGDADIRATNVITDDQARAHFTLHAGGESMPVRLAVHGEHQVGNALAAAAVALECGADLATVVQALSGATAASVRRMDVTTTPAGVTVINDSYNANPDSVRAALKALVTLAKSAGEPRRSWAVLGEMGELGDTSVIEHDAIGRLAVRLDVDRLIVVGTGRPSHGMHQGAVMEGSWGEESILVPDIDAAIALLDDEIAAGDVVLVKASKAVGLWAVAEHLTGAAEGKTAR; encoded by the coding sequence ATGATCGAGATGACACTGCGGGAGATCGCGGACGTCGTCGGCGGCGAGCTGCACGACGTACCCGACCCCCAGGCACTGGTGACCGGTTCGGTCGAATTCGATTCGCGCCGAATCGGTTCCGGCGATCTGTTCCTCGCCCTACCCGGGGCCAACTCCGACGGACACGACTACGCGGCCACCGCGATCGCCGCGGGGGCTGTCGCGGTGCTCGCGGCTCGCCCGGTCGGCGTGCCCGCCATCGTGGTCGCCCCCGACCTCGGTTCGGTGCCCGCGACCTCGGTCGCGCTGAGCTCCGACGAAGACGGTTCCGGCGCCGCGGTTCTCGCCGCGCTGGCCGAGCTGGCGCGCGTGAGCACCGAGCGGCTCGCCGAGCGCACCGGACTCACCGTCGTCGGCGTCACCGGTTCCTCGGGCAAGACCTCGACCAAGGATCTGCTCGCGGCGGTCCTCGCGCCGCTGGGCGCGGTGGTCGCGCCGCCCGGCTCGTTCAACAACGAACTCGGCCACCCGTGGACGGCGCTGCGCGCGGGTCCCGACACCAAGTTCCTCGCGCTGGAACTGTCCGCGCGCGGTCGCGGGCACATCGCGGCACTGGCCCGCATCGCGCCGCCCCGGATCGGCGTCGTGCTCAATGTCGGCACCGCCCACCTCGGCGAATTCGGCAGCCGCGAGGCGATCGCGCAAGCCAAGGGCGAACTCGTCGAGGCTCTGCCTCCCGAGGGGCTGGCCGTGCTCAACGCCGACGACCCCAACGTCTCGGCGATGGCGTCGCGCACCACGGCGCGCGTGGTGAAGGTCGGCCTGTCCGGTGACGCCGACATCCGCGCCACCAACGTGATCACCGACGACCAGGCCCGCGCCCACTTCACCCTGCACGCGGGCGGCGAATCGATGCCGGTGCGACTGGCTGTGCACGGCGAACACCAGGTCGGCAACGCGCTGGCCGCCGCGGCCGTCGCGCTCGAATGCGGTGCCGATCTGGCGACCGTCGTTCAGGCGCTGTCCGGCGCCACCGCGGCCTCGGTCCGCCGGATGGACGTGACGACCACCCCCGCGGGCGTCACTGTCATCAACGACTCCTACAACGCCAACCCCGACTCGGTGCGCGCGGCGCTCAAAGCGCTGGTCACCCTGGCGAAGTCGGCCGGCGAGCCCCGGCGCAGCTGGGCCGTGCTCGGCGAGATGGGCGAACTCGGTGACACCTCGGTGATCGAACACGACGCGATCGGGCGCCTGGCCGTGCGCCTCGACGTGGACCGGTTGATCGTGGTCGGCACCGGACGACCCTCCCACGGGATGCACCAGGGAGCGGTAATGGAAGGCTCATGGGGCGAGGAATCGATCCTCGTTCCCGATATCGACGCGGCGATCGCGCTGCTCGACGACGAGATCGCCGCAGGCGATGTGGTACTGGTCAAGGCGTCGAAGGCGGTGGGTCTGTGGGCCGTCGCCGAGCACCTGACCGGGGCAGCGGAAGGTAAGACAGCTCGATGA
- a CDS encoding UDP-N-acetylmuramoyl-L-alanyl-D-glutamate--2,6-diaminopimelate ligase yields MPAQSSPHALRPTTPLSTSLQAVADLTGATPVVPASAEVTVTGIEQRSNAVRAGDLFAALPGANSHGARFAADAIANGAVAVFTDAAGAELIGEVAVPVLVREQPRAVLGELSAEIYGHPSDQLRIIGITGTSGKTTTSYLVEAGLAAAGLSTGLIGTIETRIGGQRVPSALTTPEAPQLHAMFAAMVEQGVDAVVMEVSSHALALGRVDGVRFAVGAFTNLSQDHLDFHKDFEDYFAAKRRLFDADSPVAARTAVVCVDDEWGTRLAGDLAEPVTVSTTGAATWQVSGDIKTTGGEQEFTAAGPDGELAVRLRLPGRYNVANALLAVATCAAAGVDPAVAAPALAVVDVPGRMQRVERGQDFLAVVDYAHKPAAIESVVTTLRGHLVEAGTGRLAVVLGAGGDRDVAKRPLMGAAAAPADLVIVTDDNPRTEDPAAIRSAVVAGALELPATDRGEIREIGDRAAAIAAALAWARAGDVVLVAGKGHESGQEIKGVKHPFDDREVVAAALDALRRRHSPHTDSEDLTVS; encoded by the coding sequence GTGCCCGCGCAGTCCAGCCCGCACGCGCTCCGGCCAACCACTCCGCTGTCGACGTCGCTGCAGGCCGTGGCGGACCTCACCGGTGCCACGCCGGTGGTTCCGGCGTCCGCCGAGGTGACGGTCACCGGCATCGAGCAACGATCCAACGCGGTGCGGGCCGGTGACCTGTTCGCCGCGCTCCCCGGCGCGAATTCGCACGGCGCCCGATTCGCCGCCGACGCGATCGCCAACGGCGCGGTCGCGGTGTTCACCGACGCCGCGGGCGCCGAGCTGATCGGCGAGGTCGCGGTGCCCGTGCTGGTACGCGAGCAGCCGCGCGCGGTCCTCGGCGAACTCTCCGCCGAGATCTACGGCCACCCCAGTGATCAGCTGCGCATCATCGGCATCACCGGCACCTCGGGCAAGACCACCACCTCGTACCTGGTGGAAGCCGGTCTGGCCGCGGCCGGACTGTCCACCGGGCTGATCGGCACCATCGAAACGCGGATCGGCGGGCAGCGGGTGCCGAGTGCGCTCACCACGCCCGAGGCGCCGCAGCTGCACGCGATGTTCGCCGCGATGGTCGAGCAGGGTGTCGACGCGGTCGTGATGGAGGTGTCGAGCCACGCGCTCGCGCTGGGCCGGGTCGACGGCGTGCGCTTCGCGGTCGGCGCGTTCACCAACCTGTCTCAGGACCATCTCGATTTCCACAAGGACTTCGAGGACTACTTCGCCGCGAAACGTCGGCTGTTCGACGCGGATTCGCCCGTCGCCGCGCGGACCGCGGTGGTGTGCGTCGACGACGAGTGGGGCACCCGCTTGGCCGGCGACCTGGCCGAGCCGGTCACGGTGTCGACCACCGGTGCGGCGACGTGGCAGGTCAGCGGCGACATCAAGACCACCGGCGGCGAACAGGAATTCACCGCCGCGGGACCCGACGGCGAACTGGCGGTACGGCTGCGGCTGCCCGGCCGCTACAACGTGGCCAACGCGCTGCTGGCGGTCGCCACCTGCGCCGCGGCGGGTGTGGACCCGGCCGTCGCCGCTCCCGCGCTGGCCGTCGTCGACGTGCCGGGCCGGATGCAGCGTGTCGAGCGCGGCCAGGATTTCCTCGCCGTCGTCGACTACGCGCACAAGCCCGCCGCCATCGAATCCGTGGTGACCACCCTGCGCGGGCACCTCGTCGAAGCGGGCACGGGCAGGCTGGCTGTCGTGCTCGGCGCCGGCGGCGACCGGGACGTGGCCAAACGCCCGCTCATGGGTGCCGCGGCGGCACCGGCCGACCTGGTGATCGTCACCGACGACAACCCACGCACCGAGGACCCGGCGGCCATCAGGTCCGCCGTGGTGGCCGGTGCGCTCGAACTCCCGGCCACCGACCGCGGCGAGATCCGCGAGATCGGTGACCGCGCGGCGGCCATCGCCGCCGCACTCGCCTGGGCGCGTGCGGGCGACGTAGTGCTCGTCGCGGGCAAGGGCCATGAATCGGGCCAGGAGATCAAGGGCGTCAAGCATCCCTTCGACGACCGCGAGGTGGTCGCGGCGGCGCTGGACGCCCTGCGGAGACGACACAGTCCGCACACGGACTCGGAGGACTTGACAGTTTCATGA
- a CDS encoding peptidoglycan D,D-transpeptidase FtsI family protein → MRQSGPASQQRRGPVSSRARRAGSLSPDRPIRLRLGVGRVALLATLAVVALQLLYIQSLAAPALSAQAASQRTIKATEAAVRGPITDRHGNQLAFTLTVKALTFQPVTVREQLAEAKKLKPSAPDPEQRLKDIAKFIHEKLGAPTEQELLDKLRSDKKFHYLAKNVDPRVAGEITAKFPEVGAERQDLREYPGGSLASNVVGAIGGDRHGQMGLESALDSVLSGTDGSRTYDQGSDGAVIPGSYRDLQPAVNGYGVELTLDADLQYYVQQQVQQAKQVSGASSASAVVLDAKTGQVLAMANDGTFNPALGPNHWASGKMGNPSVSEPFEPGSVNKIVTAAAAIEYGVTTPDEVLQVPGSIRMSGVTVNDAWQHDVAPYTTTGIFGKSSNVGTLMLAQRVGEDRFADMITRFGLGQRTGVGLPGESGGQVPARDQWSGGSFANLPIGQGLSMTTLQMTAMYQAIANDGLRIPPRIVKAKVAPDGTRTEELQPDGVRVVSPQTAHTLRELFQATVQKDPMGVQMGTGASASIEGYQVAGKTGTAQKVDPACRCYSTSSFYSTFAGMAPADNPRYVIGMMLDAPVRSSDGTGGGSAAPLFHSIASWALQRDRVPPSPESKRLVLEAVS, encoded by the coding sequence ATGAGGCAGAGCGGGCCCGCGTCGCAGCAGCGACGCGGGCCGGTCTCGTCGAGGGCCCGCCGCGCGGGCTCGCTGTCGCCGGACCGGCCGATCCGCCTGCGCCTCGGCGTCGGGCGGGTCGCCCTGCTGGCCACGCTGGCCGTGGTCGCGTTGCAGCTGCTCTACATTCAGAGTCTCGCCGCTCCCGCCCTGTCGGCGCAGGCGGCCTCCCAGCGCACCATCAAGGCCACCGAGGCGGCAGTGCGCGGCCCCATCACCGACCGGCACGGCAACCAGCTCGCCTTCACCCTCACGGTGAAAGCCCTGACCTTCCAGCCGGTGACGGTGCGTGAGCAATTGGCCGAGGCCAAGAAGCTCAAGCCGAGCGCACCGGACCCGGAGCAGCGGCTGAAGGACATCGCGAAGTTCATCCACGAGAAGCTCGGCGCACCGACCGAGCAGGAACTCCTCGACAAACTGCGCAGCGACAAGAAGTTCCACTATCTGGCCAAGAACGTCGATCCGCGCGTGGCCGGCGAGATCACCGCCAAGTTCCCGGAGGTCGGCGCCGAACGACAGGATCTGCGCGAGTATCCCGGCGGCTCGCTGGCGTCCAACGTCGTCGGTGCGATCGGCGGCGACCGGCACGGTCAGATGGGGCTGGAATCGGCACTGGACTCGGTGCTGTCGGGTACCGACGGTTCGCGCACCTACGACCAGGGTTCCGACGGCGCGGTGATCCCCGGCAGCTATCGAGATCTGCAGCCGGCGGTGAACGGTTACGGCGTCGAGCTGACCCTGGACGCCGACCTGCAGTACTACGTGCAGCAGCAGGTGCAGCAGGCCAAACAGGTCTCCGGCGCGTCCTCCGCCTCGGCGGTGGTGCTCGACGCCAAGACCGGCCAGGTGCTCGCGATGGCCAACGACGGCACCTTCAATCCCGCACTGGGCCCCAATCATTGGGCCTCGGGCAAGATGGGCAACCCCTCGGTCTCCGAACCCTTCGAACCCGGCTCGGTGAACAAGATCGTCACCGCGGCGGCGGCCATCGAATACGGTGTGACCACCCCCGACGAGGTGCTCCAGGTGCCGGGCTCGATCCGCATGTCGGGCGTCACGGTGAACGACGCGTGGCAGCACGACGTCGCGCCCTACACCACCACGGGCATCTTCGGAAAGTCCTCCAACGTCGGCACTCTCATGCTCGCCCAGCGAGTGGGCGAGGACCGCTTCGCCGACATGATCACCCGCTTCGGCCTCGGCCAGCGCACCGGCGTCGGCCTACCCGGCGAGAGCGGCGGCCAGGTTCCGGCCCGCGACCAGTGGTCCGGCGGTTCCTTCGCGAATCTGCCGATCGGCCAGGGACTGTCGATGACGACCTTGCAGATGACCGCCATGTACCAGGCCATCGCCAACGACGGCCTGCGGATCCCGCCGCGCATCGTCAAGGCCAAGGTCGCCCCCGACGGCACCCGCACCGAGGAACTGCAGCCCGACGGGGTGCGGGTGGTCAGCCCGCAGACCGCGCACACCCTGCGCGAGCTGTTCCAGGCGACCGTGCAGAAGGACCCGATGGGCGTCCAGATGGGCACCGGCGCCTCCGCCTCGATCGAGGGATACCAGGTGGCGGGCAAGACCGGCACCGCGCAGAAGGTCGACCCCGCGTGCCGTTGCTATTCGACGTCGTCGTTCTACAGCACGTTCGCCGGGATGGCGCCCGCCGACAACCCCCGCTACGTGATCGGCATGATGCTCGACGCGCCCGTGCGCAGCTCCGACGGCACCGGCGGCGGCTCGGCCGCACCCCTGTTCCACAGCATCGCCTCCTGGGCGTTGCAGCGCGACCGGGTGCCGCCGTCGCCCGAGTCGAAGCGACTGGTGTTGGAGGCGGTGTCATAA